The following coding sequences are from one Salvia hispanica cultivar TCC Black 2014 chromosome 3, UniMelb_Shisp_WGS_1.0, whole genome shotgun sequence window:
- the LOC125215207 gene encoding probable methyltransferase PMT18, protein MGKEYNGSPKPHQLNMRRKRITYILGVSCLCVIFYALGAWQGRSVPPPGSQFSSRVGCDDTPATKGDSDSPSSSDSPLVSDTLDFESHHQLVINTSEQAETFPPCDMKYSEYTPCNDRQRGRQFDRDMLKYRERHCPTKDELLRCLIPAPDRYKAPFKWPQSRDYAWIGNIPHKELSIEKANQNWIQVEGDRFRFPGGGTMFPRGADAYIDDIAALIPLKDGSIRTALDTGCGVASFGAYLLKRDIIAMSFAPRDTHEAQVWFALERGVPAMINVLGSQRLPYPARAFDMAHCSRCLIPWSKYDGMYLMEVDRVLRPGGYWILSGPPINWKKYWKGWERTQEDLKQEQDSIEDVAAQLCWKKVVEKGDLAIWQKPLNHNNCVDRNICSSGNADAGWYKDMETCVTPLPETRDAEEVAGGAVKKWPERAFSVPPRISSGSVPGVTAKTFEEDNKMWKDRVEYYKRLVGKLSQGMYRNVMDMNAHLGGFAAAVMKYPVWVMNVVPMGTEQPDTLGVIKERGFIGTYQDWCEAFSTYPRTYDLIHAGGVFSAYQDKCDIRYILLEMDRILRPEGTVIFRDVVEVLVKVKSIADGMRWQSKIVDHETGPFYTEKILVATKNYWTADSKQKAL, encoded by the exons ATGGGGAAGGAGTATAACGGATCCCCAAAGCCTCATCAGCTGAACATGAGGCGAAAACGCATCACTTACATCTTAGGCGTCAGTTGTCTCTGTGTCATCTTCTACGCTTTAGGCGCTTGGCAGGGCCGCAGCGTCCCCCCCCCCGGCTCCCAGTTCTCGTCCCGTGTCGGCTGCGACGACACCCCGGCCACCAAGGGGGACTCCGACTCCCCCTCCTCGTCGGACTCCCCCTTGGTCTCCGACACCCTCGACTTCGAGAGCCACCACCAGCTGGTCATCAACACGTCCGAGCAGGCCGAGACGTTCCCCCCCTGCGACATGAAGTACAGCGAGTACACCCCGTGCAATGATCGCCAGAGGGGGAGGCAGTTTGATCGCGACATGCTCAAGTACCGGGAGAGGCATTGCCCCACCAAGGACGAGCTCCTTCGATGCCTCATCCCTGCTCCGGACCGTTACAAGGCGCCTTTCAAGTGGCCGCAGAGCAGGGACTACGCGTGGATTGGCAACATCCCTCACAAGGAGCTCAGCATTGAGAAGGCTAACCAGAATTGGATCCAAGTCGAGGGCGATCGCTTTAGATTCCCAGGTGGAGGGACTATGTTCCCGCGTGGCGCTGATGCTTACATTGATGACATTGCTGCCCTCATCCCCCTCAAGGACGGATCCATCCGGACCGCTCTTGATACAGGCTGCGGG GTTGCTAGTTTTGGGGCTTACCTGCTGAAGAGGGATATAATCGCAATGTCTTTTGCTCCGAGAGACACGCACGAAGCACAGGTGTGGTTTGCACTGGAACGAGGCGTCCCTGCAATGATCAATGTTCTTGGCTCACAGCGGCTCCCTTATCCAGCTAGGGCTTTCGACATGGCTCATTGCTCCCGTTGCTTGATCCCGTGGTCCAAATATG ATGGAATGTATCTGATGGAAGTGGATAGGGTGTTACGGCCCGGTGGCTACTGGATCCTCTCGGGTCCTCCCATTAACTGGAAGAAATACTGGAAAGGTTGGGAGAGAACTCAGGAAGATTTGAAGCAAGAACAAGACTCGATCGAGGATGTAGCCGCGCAGCTGTGTTGGAAGAAAGTAGTGGAGAAGGGCGATCTCGCTATCTGGCAGAAGCCTCTCAATCATAATAACTGCGTGGATCGCAACATTTGCAGCTCTGGAAATGCTGATGCAGGCTG GTACAAGGACATGGAAACTTGCGTGACACCGCTTCCCGAGACGCGTGACGCAGAGGAAGTGGCCGGGGGCGCGGTGAAGAAGTGGCCCGAGCGCGCATTCTCGGTCCCACCAAGGATCAGCAGCGGATCAGTCCCGGGCGTGACGGCCAAGACGTTCGAGGAGGACAACAAGATGTGGAAGGACCGGGTGGAGTACTACAAGCGGCTGGTTGGCAAGCTGTCGCAGGGGATGTACCGGAACGTGATGGACATGAACGCCCACCTGGGGGGGTTTGCGGCGGCCGTGATGAAGTACCCGGTGTGGGTGATGAATGTTGTTCCCATGGGGACGGAGCAGCCCGACACGCTGGGGGTGATCAAGGAGCGGGGGTTCATCGGGACGTACCAGGACTGGTGCGAGGCGTTCTCGACGTATCCGAGGACGTACGATCTCATCCACGCGGGGGGCGTGTTCAGCGCTTATCAGGACAA GTGTGATATAAGGTACATATTGCTGGAGATGGATAGGATATTGAGGCCGGAGGGGACGGTGATATTTAGAGATGTGGTGGAGGTGTTGGTGAAGGTGAAGAGCATAGCTGATGGAATGAGATGGCAGAGCAAGATTGTGGATCATGAAACGGGGCCGTTTTATACGGAGAAGATTCTTGTTGCCACCAAGAATTATTGGACTGCTGATTCCAAGCAAAAAGCTCTATGA
- the LOC125212000 gene encoding uncharacterized protein LOC125212000: MVLWEITLGTAYFLGLKRTYRLALKIQRKLISPKRPRIRQFLHRRTRNVFDAALTVHRKVQERDIEVGRNLGNWILRWLDKMKPAAQIRGQSPPAPKTNSNMPKQLNNQEGLPKSTHEKSDRHLFVASRSILSKTPTIEMIMKPKTPIGHNTQYRQYGAGGLEFFTMDRTRFGAGEVLRNDIRHWSMYH; this comes from the exons ATGGTGCTATGGGAAATTACTTTGGGAACGGCCTACTTTTTGGGTCTTAAACGAACCTACAGGCTTGCTCTCAAAATCCAACGGAAGCTCATCAGCCCTAAACGCCCTAGGATTAGGCAATTTCTTCATAG ACGAACTCGGAATGTGTTTGATGCGGCACTTACTGTTCATCGCAAGGTACAAGAGAGGGATATTGAAGTTGGGCGGAACCTTGGCAACTGGATTCTGCGGTGGCTTGATAAAATGAAGCCTGCAGCTCAGATCAGAGGACAATCTCCACCAGCCCCTAAAACAAACAGCAACATGCCAAAGCAGTTGAATAATCAAGAAGGACTCCCAAAATCTACACATGAGAAATCAGACAGACATCTATTTGTTGCTTCTCGATCCATCTTATCTAAAACCCCTACCATCGAGATGATCATGAAGCCAAAAACGCCTATTGGACACAATACCCAGTACAGGCAATATGGTGCTGGTGGCTTGGAGTTTTTCACCATGGACCGCACAAGATTTGGCGCTGGGGAAGTGCTTAGGAATGACATAAGGCACTGGAGTATGTATCACTAA
- the LOC125216007 gene encoding uncharacterized protein LOC125216007, giving the protein MQRQSLGSPSSKLVKDESQSSSSSLGEECQQQQEEEEQLKKLKPKTPMPQAYIHLIPLLTLLCFLILYLSSHNPSLNDLADFNSFNAISDPTESISELEGMMEIEKGDILAIRSLKNLKQEEAKHRRLHRKIPHF; this is encoded by the exons aTGCAGAGGCAGTCACTGGGTTCTCCCTCGTCAAAGCTCGTGAAGGATGAATCCcaatcttcatcatcatctcttGGAGAGGAATGCCAGcaacaacaagaagaagaggagCAGCTGAAAAAGCTCAAGCCCAAAACCCCCATGCCTCAAGCCTACATTCACCTCATTCCTCTTCTCACCCTCCTCTGTTTCCTCATTCTCTACCTCTCTTCCCACAACCCCTCTCTAAATG ATTTGGCTGACTTCAATAGCTTCAATGCCATTTCTGACCCTACTG AAAGCATTTCGGAATTGGAAGGAATGATGGAGATTGAAAAAGGAGATATCTTGGCCATACGGAGCTTGAAGAACTTGAAGCAGGAGGAGGCCAAGCACCGCCGCCTCCACCGCAAAATCCCCCATTTTTAG
- the LOC125216772 gene encoding binding partner of ACD11 1-like, which produces MSIKTVKVSNLSLGASERDVQEFFSFSGDIEYVEMRSDTARSQIAFVTFKDVQGAETAILLSGATIIDMTVEINPEPDYKLPPACAQPQEQSDKKTGGGAESALQKAEDVVSSMLAKGFILGKDAVNKAKSFDEKHQLTSTASAKVSSIDKKIGLTEKISIGTSIVNDKVREVDEKLHVSEKAKSALAAAEQTVTNAGSAIMKNRYVLTGTTWVTGAFSKVTKAAGEVGQKTKEKVGIVEDEQRRKMVDDFAEVHLSESPKASDSAEHPSKPAPVQGLVL; this is translated from the exons atGTCG ATAAAAACCGTCAAGGTCAGCAATCTTTCTCTGGGAGCATCAGAGCGTGATGTTCAAGagttcttttcattttcaggCGATATTGAATATGTCGAGATGCGAAG TGATACTGCACGATCTCAAATTGCATTTGTTACCTTCAAGGATGTGCAGGGAGCTGAGACTGCTATCCTTCTTTCG GGTGCAACAATTATAGACATGACTGTGGAAATTAATCCAGAGCCAGATTACAAGCTTCCTCCTGCTTGCGCACAACCTCAG GAGCAATCGGACAAAAAGACTGGAGGAGGTGCTGAATCTGCCTTGCAAAAGGCAGAGGATGTTGTGAGCAGCATGCTTGCAAAGGGTTTCATCTTAGGTAAGGATGCTGTTAACAAAGCAAAATCTTTTGACGAGAAGCACCAGTTGACCTCCACCGCAAGTGCCAAAGTTTCGTCAATTGACAAAAAGATTGGGCTGACTGAGAAGATATCGATTGGAACTTCCATTGTGAATGATAAAGTGCGGGAAGTCGATGAGAAACTACACGTTTCTGAGAAAGCAAAATCAGCATTAGCAGCTGCTGAGCAAACCGTCACCAATGCTGGATCTGCTATTATGAAGAACAGATATGTTCTCACCGGCACTACATGGGTAACCGGGGCTTTCAGCAAAGTCACCAAGGCGGCCGGGGAAGTTGGGCAAAAGACAAAGGAGAAAGTTGGGATTGTTGAAGATGAGCAGAGAAGGAAAATGGTGGATGACTTTGCTGAGGTTCATTTATCAGAGTCTCCTAAAGCATCTGATTCAGCAGAGCATCCTTCCAAGCCTGCTCCAGTACAAGGTTTGGTTCTCTGA
- the LOC125214185 gene encoding syntaxin-22-like codes for MSFQDLEAGRGNGLRRGYANGKQDPTQAVASGIFQINTAVSTFQRLVNTLGTPKDTPDLREKLRKTRLHIGQLVKDTSDKLKQASEQDHHVEASASKKITDAKLAKDFQAVLKEFQKAQRLAAERETAYTPFISQSDLPSSYSASDMGVGADKTAEQRSQLLESRRQEVVLLDNEISFNEAIIEEREQGIEEIQHQIGEVNEIFKDLAVLVHEQGTMIDDIGSHIEGAHAATGQGKSQLLKAAKMQKSNSSLTCLLLVIFGIVLLIVVIVLMA; via the exons ATGAGTTTTCAAGATCTGGAAGCGGGTCGTGGAAACGGATTGCGAAGGGGGTACGCCAATGGCAAGCAGGACCCGACGCAGGCGGTCGCTTCTGGAATTTTTCAGATCAACACGGCAGTTTCCACATTCCAGCGCCTGGTTAATACCCTCGGAACCCCCAAGGACACACCGGATCTCCGTGAAAAGCT GCGCAAAACTCGTCTACATATTGGGCAGCTGGTGAAGGATACCTCAGATAAACTTAAACAAGCTAGTGAACAAGACCATCATGTTGAAGCCAGT GCAAGCAAGAAAATCACGGATGCAAAACTTGCAAAAGACTTTCAAGCAGTACTGAAGGAGTTTCAGAAGGCGCAGCGGCTTGCAGCGGAGAGAGAAACTGCTTATACTCcctttatttctcaatcagaTCTTCCTTCTAG CTACTCAGCTAGTGATATGGGCGTAGGAGCAGATAAGACAGCAGAACAACGATCTCAGCTTTTGGAATCTAGAAG GCAGGAGGTTGTGCTATTGGACAATGAGATTTCGTTCAATGAGGCCATCATAGAGGAAAGAGAACAAGGAATAGAAGAAATACAACACCAAATTGGTGAAGTAAATGAGATTTTCAAAGACCTTGCGGTACTTGTTCACGAACAAGGAACTATGATAG atgatattGGCTCCCACATTGAGGGTGCTCACGCGGCCACTGGACAAGGAAAATCCCAACTTCTCAAAGCAGCTAAGATGCAGAAATCAAATTCATCCCTG ACTTGCTTACTGCTGGTGATATTCGGCATCGTGCTTCTCATAGTGGTGATAGTACTTATGGCTTGA
- the LOC125214117 gene encoding transcription factor bHLH47-like isoform X1, whose protein sequence is MYSLSYWCFSICGFRVYVDHQNNGKASMLREMTRLLGELVTQMDSLKKENATLLSEYNYITAEKNDPVEEASGLDAQVKGLKREIDERAICSNAHVSQPSTAQLPEGHVAMPLIGHASEAAAPVIGPVLVVPLHHEPQLQGFGNSFPGMDGPKVPSGVSKPRARYPSSSDSWPSHILTK, encoded by the exons ATGTACTCACTTTCTTACTGGTGCTTCTCCATCTGCGGATTCAGAGTTT ATGTGGATCATCAGAACAACGGCAAGGCATCTATGCTGAGAGAGATGACCCGTCTCCTCGGCGAATTGGTTACTCAGATGGACAGCCTGAAAAAGGAGAATGCAACTCTCTTATCggaatataattat ATCACAGCTGAGAAGAATGACCCCGTCGAGGAAGCTTCTGGTTTAGATGCTCAAGTGAAGGGGCTGAAGAGAGAAATAGACGAGAGGGCTATCTGTTCAAACGCACATGTTTCTCAACCATCGACAGCACAGTTACCCGAAGGCCATGTTGCAATGCCACTCATCGGGCATGCCTCAGAGGCGGCAGCCCCTGTCATTGGTCCTGTGCTGGTCGTGCCATTGCATCACGAGCCACAACTCCAAGGCTTCGGTAACTCCTTCCCAGGTATGGATGGGCCTAAGGTTCCCTCTGGTGTGAGCAAACCGCGAGCACGTTACCCTTCGTCGTCTGATTCTTGGCCTTCTCATATTCTCACCAAGTAG
- the LOC125214117 gene encoding transcription factor bHLH47-like isoform X2 — translation MLREMTRLLGELVTQMDSLKKENATLLSEYNYITAEKNDPVEEASGLDAQVKGLKREIDERAICSNAHVSQPSTAQLPEGHVAMPLIGHASEAAAPVIGPVLVVPLHHEPQLQGFGNSFPGMDGPKVPSGVSKPRARYPSSSDSWPSHILTK, via the exons ATGCTGAGAGAGATGACCCGTCTCCTCGGCGAATTGGTTACTCAGATGGACAGCCTGAAAAAGGAGAATGCAACTCTCTTATCggaatataattat ATCACAGCTGAGAAGAATGACCCCGTCGAGGAAGCTTCTGGTTTAGATGCTCAAGTGAAGGGGCTGAAGAGAGAAATAGACGAGAGGGCTATCTGTTCAAACGCACATGTTTCTCAACCATCGACAGCACAGTTACCCGAAGGCCATGTTGCAATGCCACTCATCGGGCATGCCTCAGAGGCGGCAGCCCCTGTCATTGGTCCTGTGCTGGTCGTGCCATTGCATCACGAGCCACAACTCCAAGGCTTCGGTAACTCCTTCCCAGGTATGGATGGGCCTAAGGTTCCCTCTGGTGTGAGCAAACCGCGAGCACGTTACCCTTCGTCGTCTGATTCTTGGCCTTCTCATATTCTCACCAAGTAG